One window from the genome of Cryptomeria japonica chromosome 6, Sugi_1.0, whole genome shotgun sequence encodes:
- the LOC131065005 gene encoding 3'-N-debenzoyl-2'-deoxytaxol N-benzoyltransferase: protein MEKSGLAEFNVKIVESCLVPPCLPLPRYTLYLSSLHNQPLVRINSNALLVYEGCENVLADPAKTIREALSKVLVYYYPLAGRLRKKEDGKLQLECTGEGVLFVEAMVDNSLSVLGDLDKLEPSFKKLLFRFPSDAAIEDVHPIVIQVNHFICGGFVVAVSFQHMVCDGRGIGQFLKGLGEMARGHIKPSTEPVWDRELLRPRNISVHNLELTKEKIESTSNSWIPPIYKESTQMSLNLDLETIKYVKDGIMLECLDNCTTFEIVAALVWQASTKVLEIPHTQNVSISFAVDARTSFNPPLPNGYYGNGVVAADAQAIAHDVINKPLSYLVNIIKKTKMSLTNEYLRSIIDTDGFSSDQANISLSDWRWLGFNEVDFGSGSPVNICPIYWNENGPNISNGFDFIHSPKRKCDAFKVIAWMPPQEFNLVEIEIKAITNKYVINASKC from the exons ATGGAGAAGTCAGGCTTAGCAGAGTTTAATGTGAAGATTGTGGAGAGTTGCCTTGTGCCACCATGCCTGCCTTTGCCCAGATACACTCTCTATCTCTCAAGCCTTCATAACCAGCCATTAGTGAGAATAAACTCTAATGCGTTGCTTGTGTATGAGGGTTGTGAAAATGTTTTAGCAGATCCTGCCAAAACAATCCGAGAAGCTCTGTCAAAGGTGTTAGTGTATTATTATCCTCTGGCTGGGAGATTGAGAAAGAAAGAAGATGGGAAGCTTCAATTGGAGTGCACAGGAGAAGGTGTTCTCTTTGTGGAAGCCATGGTAGATAACAGCCTGTCAGTACTTGGAGATTTGGACAAGCTCGAGCCATCATTTAAGAAGCTGCTTTTTAGGTTTCCTTCCGATGCAGCTATTGAGGACGTTCATCCCATCGTTATTCAG GTAAACCATTTTATATGTGGAGGCTTTGTTGTAGCAGTGAGTTTTCAGCATATGGTATGTGATGGACGAGGGATAGGGCAGTTTCTCAAAGGTCTTGGAGAGATGGCTAGAGGACATATTAAGCCCTCTACTGAACCTGTATGGGATAGAGAACTTCTTAGACCAAGGAATATATCAGTTCATAACTTAGAATTGACTAAAGAAAAAATAGAGAGTACATCCAACTCATGGATACCTCCAATATATAAAGAATCAACTCAAATGTCTCTTAACTTAGACTTAGAGACAATAAAATATGTGAAAGATGGAATTATGTTAGAATGTTTGGATAATTGTACTACATTTGAAATTGTTGCAGCTCTGGTTTGGCAAGCAAGCACCAAAGTACTTGAAATTCCACATACTCAAAACGTTAGTATTTCCTTTGCAGTAGATGCGAGGACATCATTTAATCCCCCACTACCAAATGGATACTATGGAAATGGTGTTGTTGCTGCAGATGCACAAGCTATTGCTCATGACGTCATAAACAAACCACTTTCATATCTAGTGAATATTATAAAAAAAACAAAGATGTCACTTACTAATGAGTATCTTAGATCAATAATAGATACAGATGGATTTTCATCAGATCAAGCTAATATAAGTTTGAGTGATTGGAGGTGGCTGGGATTTAATGAAGTTGACTTTGGATCAGGAAGTCCAGTGAATATATGTCCCATTTACTGGAATGAGAATGGACCCAACATATCAAATGGTTTTGATTTCATCCATTCTCCTAAGAGAAAGTGTGATGCATTTAAGGTTATAGCGTGGATGCCTCCACAAGAATTCaatttagttgaaattgaaataaAAGCCATAACCAACAAATATGTTATCAATGCCTCTAAGTGTTGA